In one window of Verrucomicrobiales bacterium DNA:
- a CDS encoding DUF1156 domain-containing protein yields MSDHPIKSPRKLIEVALPLDAINEACAYEKMPGIGAHPRGIHLWWARRPLAAARAILFAQLVNDPGSNIGRGFKYGMNRKEAAIERKRLFKIIEDLVLWENSTNEEVLERARAEIRRSWREVCELNKDHPQAAELFNPDKLPALHDPFAGGGAIPLEAQRLGLEAYASDLNPVAVLINKAMIEIPPKFAGLPPVSILQSRQGAKKKELDLEREWPGATGLAEDVRYYGAWMREEAQRRIGHLYPPVEITAEMTKDRPDLTLLVGQKLNVIAWLWARTVKSPNPAFSHVNVPLVSTFILASKDGKEAYVNPIVEDDQYRFTVQLGTPPAEAANGTKLAKANFGCLLSGAPINTKYIRAEACAGR; encoded by the coding sequence ATGTCCGACCACCCCATCAAATCACCCCGCAAGCTCATCGAAGTCGCGCTGCCACTAGACGCAATCAACGAGGCCTGCGCTTACGAGAAGATGCCGGGCATTGGTGCGCATCCTCGCGGCATTCATCTTTGGTGGGCACGGCGACCGCTGGCGGCGGCAAGGGCCATACTATTTGCGCAGCTCGTCAACGATCCCGGCTCAAACATTGGCAGAGGTTTCAAATACGGGATGAACAGGAAGGAAGCCGCCATCGAGCGGAAGCGGCTGTTCAAAATTATCGAAGACCTCGTGCTGTGGGAGAACAGCACCAACGAAGAAGTGCTGGAGCGGGCCCGCGCCGAGATTCGCCGCTCGTGGCGGGAGGTGTGCGAGCTGAACAAGGACCACCCGCAGGCCGCCGAGCTGTTCAATCCCGACAAGCTACCCGCCCTGCACGATCCCTTTGCCGGTGGCGGGGCCATCCCGCTGGAGGCGCAGCGGCTGGGGCTTGAAGCTTACGCCAGTGACCTCAACCCCGTGGCCGTGCTCATCAACAAGGCCATGATCGAGATCCCGCCAAAGTTCGCTGGCCTGCCGCCAGTCAGCATCCTGCAAAGCCGCCAAGGGGCGAAGAAGAAGGAACTGGATTTGGAACGGGAATGGCCCGGTGCCACCGGTCTGGCGGAAGACGTGCGCTACTACGGCGCTTGGATGCGGGAGGAAGCGCAGAGGCGCATCGGCCACCTCTATCCGCCGGTGGAAATCACGGCGGAAATGACGAAAGACCGCCCCGACCTCACGCTGCTTGTCGGACAAAAACTCAATGTTATAGCCTGGCTTTGGGCGCGAACGGTTAAAAGCCCAAACCCGGCCTTCTCCCATGTTAATGTGCCGCTCGTCTCTACCTTTATTCTTGCCAGTAAGGATGGCAAAGAGGCTTACGTAAATCCCATCGTCGAAGACGACCAATACCGCTTCACTGTACAGCTCGGCACTCCTCCGGCTGAAGCGGCGAACGGCACCAAGCTTGCAAAAGCAAACTTCGGCTGCCTTCTGTCAGGAGCACCTATCAACACGAAATACATCAGAGCCGAAGCATGTGCGGGCAGA